The sequence GCCGGAGAACCTGGCGGTCGGCGGGGCGCTGACGACTGCCGCCTTTTTCTGCGTGGCATTGGTGGCGACCCTGGCGAAGGTGGCCGGTCAGCACACCTCGACCGGCGTGCTACTGCTCTTCCAGAATCTGATCTGCCTGCTGTTCATGGTGCCGGTGGCGCTGCGCGGCGGAATGCCGCTACTGCGGACCGACAAGATCGGTCTGCACATTGTGCGTGCGGTGGCCGGAACCGTGTGCTGGTACGCGCTATTCGTCGCGATAAAACTCATACCGCTGGCCAACGCGACGTTGTTGACCTACAGCGCGCCATTGTGGATGCCGCTCTTCGCGTGGGTGGTTACGCGCCAGCGGGTGGCTACGGCGACTTGGGTGGGGGCAGCCATCGGCTTCGCCGGGGTGATTCTGGTGCTTCAACCCCAGTCGCACAGCTTCAGCGCCGGCGAGGGTTTCGCGCTCATCGGCGCGCTGATGTTGGCGATCGCGATGATGTCCGTCCGTTGGTTGGGCGCGACGGAGCCGGTCACCCGGATCCTCCTCTACTACTTCCTGCTCTCGACCGTGCTGACGATTCCGATCGCGGCCATCGACTGGCAGCCGTTCCCGGCACGGGCCGCGACGTGGTTGGTCGCTCTCGGGTTTGCGCAGTTCTTCTCACAGATCCTGCTCGTGGTTGCCTACCGGTACGCATCGGCGGAGAAGGTCGGGCCGTTCATCTACTCCGTGATCGTGTTCACCGCGGTTATCGACTGGCTCATGTGGGGCCACCGGCCGACGCTGTTCATGTACATCGGGATGGCCCTGGTGATCGGTGGTGGCCTCATCGCTGTCCGCGCCAGACCCGCCACCGCGGGCGACCCGTCACTGACGAATTCGTAAATTGCCGTCGTCAGATCACCGAGCGCATAGATTGTTAGCCGACGGCTCCGGTATGCCGTTTCGATGCGAGGTGAAGCGCGTGATCGCGGGTATCAGGAGAGCGGCACGCCTGGCAGGAATGCGTCCCATGCCGCAATGGGGTGGCCGGCCGAACATCGATCTTCGCGGTAAGCGCATATTGCTGACGGGGGCGTCGTCGGGGATCGGTGCCGTTGCTGCGGAAAAGCTCGCCGCGACGGGGGCGACCGTGATCGCGGTCGCCCGCCGTGAGCCGCTATTGCACGACGTCGTCTCGCGGATAATCGCATCGGGAGGATCGGCAGTCGCCGTTCCGGTGGACCTGGCCGACTTCGATCAGGTGGACGAACTCGCGAGAACCGTTGGCGCGGTGGATATCCTGATCAACAACGCCGCACGCTCGATTCGCAGACCTCTGGCCGAGTCGCTGGAACGCTGGCATGACATCGAACGTGTCATGCAGCTCAACTATTTCGCGCCGCTGCGGCTGATTCGCGGTGTCGCGCCCGGCATGATGGAACGCGGTGACGGTCACATCATCAATGTCGCGACGTGGCGGGTATTGCCGGAGTCCTCACCGCTTTTCGCCGCCTACAACGCATCGAAAGCGGCGTTGAGCGCGGTGAGCCGCGTCATCGACACCGAGTGGGGTGACTGCGGCGTCCACTCCACCACTGTGTACTACCCGCTGGTTGCGACGCCGATGATCGCGCCAACCCGCGCATACGAAGGAATTCCGGCGCTTTCTTGCGAGGAGGCCGCCGAATGGATGGTCACCGCCGCGCGCACCAGGCCCGTCCGCATCGCGCCGCGCAAGGCGCTCGCTCTGCGCGCACTCGACGTCGTCGCACCCCGTGCACTCAACAAAGTCCTCGAACGCGAGACGAATCGAATGAACGCCAAGGTTCGCATGGATGCTGAACAGGCCCAGCACGTACACCGCCCCGCTGCAGTCGTAATAGAGCCGGCGCCTGCGGTCACGGAGTCGCTGACAGGACGCGGATGACTTCGTGCAGCGGCTCCGGCGACGCGCCGATTTCGCCGATGAATGGATGCGACAGTTCCAGCACTAGGAACAGTTGGGCGCCAACGAGCACGCCGAGTATTGCGACCATCGTGTAGTGTGTCGCGGGTTTCTCAACGCCGTAGATGATCGCGCAGCCGAGGAGTAGCCCGCTGGTAACGAGTATGACCGCCCACAGCGACCAGGGTGGACCGACGTCGGTGCGGGACTGCAGGACTCGTTGCGTGCGGGCCTGACTGAGGCTGTCGAGGTTGGCGAAGGACGCTCTCAGGACTGCCTCCTGGGCGCTGGTTTGCGTCTGGACTTTCTCATAGTCGGAGCGCAGCCGGGCGAGCGCTTCGTCGGCCGGTGGATGATGACGGCCGTCTGCCGCCTCGCTCCATTCGGTGATCGCGGCGTTCTCGAAAGCCAGAAGACTCTGGCGAATTCGGTCGCGATCCGGCTGGTCGAAGACGCGCAGACTTGTGGCCAGTTCCACCCCCGCCGCTCCTTCGGTTCGCGCCTTGCCGTCGGCGTTGTTGACCTGCCCCCACATCGCCGACACGACGAAACCGATGAAGAAGGCGAATACGAAGCCGACAACCCCGAAGGCGAACTTCGTCACGTCGTTGTGTTCGTCGCCCC is a genomic window of Mycobacterium sp. ITM-2016-00318 containing:
- a CDS encoding DUF4239 domain-containing protein, with translation MSQWLVSNLPPWLLLLGVIVVTTAGAIAVQIVVRRRFPHLRGDEHNDVTKFAFGVVGFVFAFFIGFVVSAMWGQVNNADGKARTEGAAGVELATSLRVFDQPDRDRIRQSLLAFENAAITEWSEAADGRHHPPADEALARLRSDYEKVQTQTSAQEAVLRASFANLDSLSQARTQRVLQSRTDVGPPWSLWAVILVTSGLLLGCAIIYGVEKPATHYTMVAILGVLVGAQLFLVLELSHPFIGEIGASPEPLHEVIRVLSATP
- a CDS encoding DMT family transporter, with the protein product MKAFGTGAGHRPENLAVGGALTTAAFFCVALVATLAKVAGQHTSTGVLLLFQNLICLLFMVPVALRGGMPLLRTDKIGLHIVRAVAGTVCWYALFVAIKLIPLANATLLTYSAPLWMPLFAWVVTRQRVATATWVGAAIGFAGVILVLQPQSHSFSAGEGFALIGALMLAIAMMSVRWLGATEPVTRILLYYFLLSTVLTIPIAAIDWQPFPARAATWLVALGFAQFFSQILLVVAYRYASAEKVGPFIYSVIVFTAVIDWLMWGHRPTLFMYIGMALVIGGGLIAVRARPATAGDPSLTNS